The following is a genomic window from Rhododendron vialii isolate Sample 1 chromosome 9a, ASM3025357v1.
ttcacaattctcatagaaacctAACATAGCAGAAACCTCATTAACCACTGTAAAAATATTAGTTTTGGATGTGGAAGTAGTGCACATGGGTAATGACGTGGTGGAGGTGTTGTTCATGACATGTATATTGGTTAATGAGTTGTTTAGTTTACTGGTTAATCAACATATACAATCATCTTTCTCTAAACTCCATTTTTCATTGTTCACAGTTTACATTTCGCATAGaggaaaaacacagttctcatagaaaaatttgcagttcgcatagaaaatttcacaattctcatacacagttctcataggaaatttcacaattctcatagaaaataaccAATTCTCATAATACAATCATCTTTCTCTAAACTCCATTTTTCATTGTTCAAAGTTTACATTTCGCATAGaggaaaaacacagttctcatagaaaaatttgcagttcttatagaaaaaacacagttttcataggaaatttcacaattctcatagaaaataaccaattctcataaaaaatgtaaagggtatttttgtaaattacatCTTCAACGTGAAACCCTATTTTAtatggcctataaatacccctcttcctcttcccgtTTCTTCATTTCCCACCCTCAACacaactacaacaaaaaaatcctaaaaaatggCAGAAGACTTGGCAAGACTCATCAAAGATGCCGTAGATGCATCAGTCAAAGAGACCAGTGAAAAACTTGATGAAACCCAAGCCCGATTCTTCGAAAACCAGGACAACATCAACcttctcaagaaaaaaatgCAGATCTTCAAAGATTGGAAACTTGCCAAAAATTTGGCAAAGGAAGCGGAAGCGGAAGAAGCCACTACTAGCAGAAACGTGCGACCAAGAAGACAACCACCAACTAACTAGGGATCTAATTTTTCAGTTTGGctgttctatgttttttttttttttctttctttctttcttagtaGATCTCTTGTTTAAATCTggtactttctttttctccttgtaTTTGGATCTATCAATTTCATCTAGGATGTTTGAAATGTTTACTTTCTTCGATCGTCAGGTGTATCCAACGATGTATGTCTTATAAATCTGGATGTTTTTCCTTGTTTATTATATTTCTAATTGCCAAAAAtacttaaaccaaaaaaaaaaaaacagtcacaattaattagtaatctcgaatatattctattttttgttttatttattatatttattatttattatttttcaaacaaagatctctatatttttgtttttcttgtttttgttttgttttttataccaaaaatcGTTGCACTTTAAACTGTTCACCACGTGTATCACTACCACCTTAAATACCTGAAAGGTTAAACACCGCACACGGCTTTTcatttccagagagagagagagagaagaaatctcAACCAGAACGCTCCGGACGACACTCCACCAAATGGCAGCCCCAAATCAGAACGCTCCGGACGACACTCCACCAAACAACGCTCCGAAAATCTCAACCATGGAGGATGCTGTGAAGAAGATCATTGAGGAGCATGTGGCTCCTCTCAAAGCTGAAGTGGAACGCCTGCATCGCCAGCACAGGATACAGAGCATCGATCTTCTCCGCCTCAGGTTAGAAATCCAGGCATTGATGGACGCTCACAGAGCAGAAGGGAATAAGGAGGACGAGGAAGAGGAAGATGCACAGTAGAAGTTAGGGTTTCGTGCCTCAActactttttggaaaattagggtttctagttggGGTTCATCaacattttggggattttttgcGACTTTTTGGCTCCTTCCTCAAATGATTAAGGAATCTAACTCCAatgaaaattagggtttgtagTTGTGTTAAACCACTGATGCTGTAATTAGTGCTATCTGACTCTGATGATAATTAGGGTCTTCTGAATGTTAAACTGGATTTCATCTATGTTAACAATCGTTTGCTATTTGTTAGTATGGTTTGGTGTATGTCAATTTGATGCATGTTCTGTTAGAATTTAACTTATCAtcgaaaatacacacttctcatagcgGGGAAAAACACTTCTCAtggaaaaatacacacttctcatagggGAGAAAAACACTTCTCAtggaaaaatacacacttctcatagggGGGAAAAACACTTCTCAtggaaaaatacacacttctcatagaaaaaaaacacttctcatagaaaaaaacacacttctcatagaaaaaaacacacttctcatagaaaaaacacacttctcatagaaaaaaacacacttctcatagaaaaaaacacacttctcatacaAAATTCTCATATACTAAAAACACAGTTTTgatacacatttcacatagaaaatacacacttctcatagaaaatacaaagTTCTCATAGAGCTATACACACAGGTTGCTTAGATACTTCACATAATTCAAAGTGCTAGAACAAAACACAGAATTagtaacaaaaacacaaaaaaaaatcttattctcAACAATTATTTCATGAATCAAATCCAATAACATTGTTTTTTGTACAACTCAAttattaaaaactaaaaatcagGCCTCAAATCCTCCTTACAAGTAAGTTTATTATGATTCCCCATCTTCCCACACCTACCACACTTCATTTCTCTAACCTTCTCCCCATTCGAACGAATCCTCTTCTTCTTAGGCCGCCCTGGAGGCTTTTTTGACAATGGTGGCAGAATACTAGTACCACAATCAACCACATCACCTTTCAACAATGACGCAACTGGGTAAATTGGTTTTGAATACACCTGACGATAACTCTCAACATGAAAAAAACGCTCTACATACAAGTTCAAATCCTTACCACTATATTTGATAGCACAGACAGCGTGGCAACAAGGGAATCCATTCAACTGCCACCAACAACAACTGCATGTACGCCTCCCAATATCAACACATACAGACGGATCCGTGTCAACTTCAAATATATCAGCACTTGAATGAATCACTTTCCATGTTTTAACTAAATCATATAACTTCTCCAACCGAGACTCCCCATAAGGACAAATCACCTGATCCCATTTActtgccctttctctcctcaaACACATTgatttcatcatcttcttccttataCGATCAACCATATCCACCACGGGCAATTCACGCTCTTTCAATATCCATGAGTTAAAGCACTCAGCTAGACTAGAGGACATTGCTCCATAACGTTGCCCCGGGAAAAAAACATTTGCCCAGCGCTCATTAGGCAACTCCGACAGAAAATGAACAACAGCTGCACCACCGTGTTTCAGCAAATTACCCATATGCTGATTAAACTTTGCCACAGTGGGAGCATAAGCACATTTTGAAAACACTCTGATCAAACTCTCTTTATACTTGACATTTGTGGACGCCAAAGCAGTACGCAAGTTACCCTTCAAATGATAGAGACAGTAAGCATGAAAGCTTGAAGGAAACACCTTAGCAATACCCTCTTTTATTCCTCTGTGACAGTcagatataaaaacaaaaacccttcTGTCTTCATCCAAAATACCATGCAACTTCTCCATAAACCAAAGCCAATTATCATTATTCTCAGAATCAACCACACCAAAGCACAATGGAAATAGAcctgagaaggaaaaaataattcagttacCAGTTCATACATATGACAAAATCAGTTCTCACAATTCAGGAACCAGttctcataattttgaaaacagttctcatatttCTCATAGTGCATTATAGCCTATGTGAACTGTATGTTATATtcatatgagaattgtatatgtaATCTATTTCATACCTGCATTACCATCTCTAGCTCAATCACACATCAAGCATCCTATATGACCAtaagaaaccagttctcatagttcagacaccagttctcatagttctgaaaacagttctcatatttCTCATACTGCATTGTACCCTATGTGAAATGTGTGTAAGTACtcatatgagaattgtatatgtgATCTATTTCATACCTGCATTACCATCTTTAGCTGAAGCAGACATCAAGCATCCCATATGCCTTGCCTTCAAGAACGTTGCGTCAACGGATAAAACAGGCCTGCAGTGCTTAAATCCTTGTACACATGCATCAAATGCTacaaacaacctcaaaaaaCGATTTGTGGTTTGATCCCACTCAACATCAAAAACACTTGTAGGATCCGAATTCAGAACAACATTACGATACCATTGCAGTTGATTAAAAGAATCTGAATAATCTCCAAATGCACTTGACTTGGCTTTCTGGATAGCTAACCAAGCACGATTATATGACACATCCACCCCATAATACTCCttcaaatcatcaacaacatcaACAGGACGTTTCTTTGACTTGTCTCGAACATCATCATTTATCAATTGACTAATCAGAGATGAATTAGCATGACAGTTCTTTGTCATACGCCCAGCAACACCACAACAATGAACATTATAATACCTTTTGATGTAAAAGCAACCACTGACCTTGTCAAGTCTAGCATGGATATTCCACTTGCAAGATTTTACCTTACAAACTGCAGTCACTCTCTCTGTTTCATTCTTTACAAAGTCAAACTCAAAAGAATGAACAATTGAATATTTCCGCAATGCATCACGAAAACCTTCCGAACCCCCGACAAACAACTGACCAACACTTTTAATAAGCTCTTTCCACGCGTCCGACAACCTTGGCCGATGCTGATGCGGGCAAAACATAGCTCCCAAATCATCCTCTTTACTACATATTCCATTGATTCCAACCGACAACCGACTAACCCTTGCCCACTGAAACAAATGCCCTTACTAGTGCTAGCACCACCACTATCGAAAACCCCACTACTATTAGCACCAACATCAACACCACACCCACTAATACCACTATCAAAACCACGACTATCTACTACTGTAACTTCAATGCAATTCAATCCAATACTATCAGCTACAGCAAACATCACCTCCAAATCTTCATCATTATATAACATGGTACTAGGATGATCACGTATAGCATAAAAGAGTTGCAATGAGTGTCTTCTCAACTCACTAAACTTGCCACACAATATCTTCATAAAATCTCCAATTCTCGACGACCGAGACAACTTTATTCCAGCACACAATCCATTgtatttacaaaacaaaatcaacgaaTTCTCCGtttccctaacaaaaaaacaaacaattcacaCAAAGGAAAAcgacacaattctcataaaccaACACAGTTCTCCTAttaaaaacacagttctcatataaataaacacagttctcattttaaaaacacaattctcataaacacTTCTCatgcaaaaaacacaaaaagacaCTTCACATCAAAAtctaacaaacaaacacaatgaTAGTTCAAGCTAGGCCTCAAtctaacaacaaaaacaacattTAAATAATACACAAAACGACAAATCACATCAAATTCATATGAGAACTATagttcagaaaccagttctcatagttcagaaaccagttctcatagttcagagaccagttctcatagttcagacacCAGCTCTCGTAATTCAGAAACCAGTTCTCCTagttcagaaaccagttctcatagttcagaaaccagttctcatagttcagagaccagttctcatagttcagacacCAGCTCTCGTAATTCAGAAACCAGAtctcatagttcagaaaccagttctcatagttcagaaaacagttctcatagttcagaaaccagttctcatagttcagaaaacagttctcatagttcagaaaccagttctcatagttcagacacCAGCTCTCGTAAttcagaaaccagttctcatagatctaaaaacagttctcatacatcaaaacaatcacataaacactgaaaataaacaaatctaCCAACAAAAACGACATTAAATACCTCATCTGCTCGACTCCATCAACCTGCATCTCCTCACGCACCACAAAGCTACAACGAATCACAAAGCAACATACATCACTACTAAATGAAAAGTACATCAACTGAATAACTAATCAAATCTAACAACATACTCAAAAATACCTCAACAGATCGATTGAATCTCAATCCAACGCAATTCCTCCTCTCAATCGAACATCAATCGCTCAAGCTAGACATCAATCGTTCTCTCTATCGCAATCTCTCCCTAGATCTCgatatctctctctcgaaatCGCTCTCACGATCGCGATCGCGATcgcgctttctctctctctctatctgtctTCTCTCTCCGTcaatattcttttgaaaacaaGCCTATATATAGTAAACCCGAAAAAGGGCAAAAACGTCCATCACCCAACATACCCGAGCCATTCAGCTTCGGGAAAATATTTCAGGGTTGGGATCATTCCGAGGCTAGAAAGgaggaccggcctctaattaTCTATATACAGAATGCTCTTGATATGGGCCCGCTGAATAATGTTTCGTGTCTGGTCCCCTATTCGGATATGATTGAAGACTAGGTagtgttttggctaaataagtaatttggtttttttttttttttttgctatacaatttttttttgacatttcttaATTTTGGGCCagatttttgtttgttattggttcatctcgatgagatgaatcgaaaaagtaaaaaaattatagtcAAAACATAAATTgctttgaataaaaacaaaaaacagccAAAAAGCTAGATTTTTTGACTATCATAAAAATTAGAGTATTGAtcacaatttttacttttctgatttgtcTTCTTGAGACAAATtgataattcacaaaaaatttacacgaaactaacaaatacgaaaaaaattgaataaaggcaaaaaaacaaaacaagccaAATGGGTTATTAGCCAAAACACTTAGAGCGGGAGACCACGCTATTGTTCCTTCAATGATAAAAATTGTTCTATTAAAAATTCAAGAGGATGGCGAGGGCCGCTTGACCGCTTTTGGTAGGGAATAGTATGAAATGAGTGATCACACGAATAAAATGTTGGGACCTCTAAACTCAGTAGCTTATGGTTTTTGACTGGACGCTTAGTTTTTACGTTGCTCAATGGCTAGccttcatatttgttaatttgttcTGTTGAATGAACTTATTATCTCTGTTCCTATCACTCGAGTTCTCAATATTAATCATAAACTCTACTACTACTATCCTGTCTCTTGTGGACTCATGAAAACGGACGATATATACTCATGTGTCGAATTACAGTTTTTTGGATTATGATTAGAATAGATTATCAATCTGGAGAGTATTTGTAAGATATGCGCAGAATAGATTTTACCTTACTCTAATGTGTGGTTTTGTTAAAGCACTTTGGGAAAAATGCATTCTCAGAGTAGACTAATATTGCATAATGCATTCTCACTCTAATGTGTGGTCACTACAACACGGATGGCCTATAgcgaggaaatatggcgaggaaaagagatttcgtcgctaaaagtatACAATCTGCgagaaaattcaatttcgtcgctaaaaagttacatttagcaaggaaatttaatttcctcgccaaaaagttacatttagcgaggaaataataatttcctcgcaaaagggttacatttggcgaggaaataataatttcctcgccaaatgtaacccttttgcgaggaaatttgttttccttgctcaatgtaaccttttggcgaaaaatattttgtcaccttttttaggactcattaaattttttatatgtaagtcattattaattatgttcatgtatCTTTAATATCACGATGGTAAGGGataatcaactacatagttcaatatcattagcaaatttattaaaataaaaaagtgataaatggaaaaaaatagtttcctcgccaattgcattgaattgatgaaataaaaaatatgtttcacaCGAATTATATGAATTCACTTTTCCCCAACTGAAATTAATTGTTAACAATGTCAgtatgttcaaattctactaaaatttattgtttgaatacaAAGATTTTTAAGTCACTCGGGGTGATTTAACCGTCCAATATATTAGCACCAGGGATCAAATTGCCGATATTTTTACACAAAAGGACTTGTGTCTTCCCGCATCGGACACTGCGTTTCAATCTGAAGGTCATGCCTCAACCATCAGCTTGCGGGGGGATGTCAACCAATCAGTGCAAATCAATTGATCAAGAAAATAAGTCCTAATAATGTTAGCCATTTCAGGGGTtatattttatcatttgcaATATCTTTTGTAAAGCTTATCACTTGTAACcgtatttgtatataaatacCCAAGGAATAGAACACTCTAGGTAACAAAGTGCATTCATCAATTCTATCGTATTGTTCTTTTGACTGTTATAAGTCCAAAAAAAGGATTGGACATAGGGATTATAAGTTTGTGGATGAATGATGtgcttttcagaaaaagaatgcatgggATATATGGATTGCTTTTCGTAGAGATAACTGATTattaattcatacaaaaaaaattaatgaaaagctaaacaaaagataaagtatTTAATAATTGcgaaatgtattttcaaaatatcactaatctattttcaaaatatgtaaggttaaccccatttaaaaagaaacataacaaattatTACTATTGTAATATTGTAGTTGAGTTAAAATTGTTATGGGCGCATATACACAGTAAGAACAGATTAacccactaaaaaaaaatatcgtattTGCAGAAATTTAAAGGGCTCAAACTAATTTAGGCACTACAAAAGGTTACTAAACTTTGAGAGAATTAAAACgaagtataaaataaacaaatttagaaagttataaagatttattaaagatatataacaaaacattaaattataaaaaaattcaataaaagcgaataatgttaatgatttaaaaaataagtttaaagaAACACTACAAAGGgactaaaattagagagaaatgttTAAAGAAGCAAATTTAGAGAGGTGAAAGGATGTACAAaaggtttatatataaaaaaggcaAAAGTTTGAACTGGAAATGAAGTTGGTGTGATGGATGGAGTGAATGCCTCCATACAGGAGGCCACGGTTCGAATTCGCGCGGAAGCAAATGAGCTGGAGAACTatctatttttagttttaaGAGTTTTAccgaggaaaaatttcctcgcctaaactataattggcgaggaaaaaattagtctagcgaggaaaaatttcctcgcctattcTGTAAACATTGTATTAGTCTAGTGAGGAAAAACTATAGCGTggaaaaaattcctcgctaattgggttagaataagcgaggaaatttttttcctcgcaaattctTTTTGCGACAAGGCTTTTGCGAGGAAAACgggcgaggaaaaatttcctcgcaaatacattttgcgaggaaatcagcgttttagcgaggaaactaaatcctcgctacaagcctttcgtgttgtagtgggTTTTGTTAAAGCACTTTGGAGATTTT
Proteins encoded in this region:
- the LOC131301651 gene encoding uncharacterized protein LOC131301651; protein product: MLYNDEDLEVMFAVADSIGLNCIEVTVVDSRGFDSGISGCGVDVGANSSGVFDSGGASTSKGICFSGQGLVGCRLESMEYVVKRMIWELCFARISIGQGCRTRGKSLLKVLNETERVTAVCKVKSCKWNIHARLDKVSGCFYIKRYYNVHCCGVAGRMTKNCHANSSLISQLINDDVRDKSKKRPVDVVDDLKEYYGVDVSYNRAWLAIQKAKSSAFGDYSDSFNQLQWYRNVVLNSDPTSVFDVEWDQTTNRFLRLFVAFDACVQGFKHCRPVLSVDATFLKARHMGCLMSASAKDGNAGLFPLCFGVVDSENNDNWLWFMEKLHGILDEDRRVFVFISDCHRGIKEGIAKVFPSSFHAYCLYHLKGNLRTALASTNVKYKESLIRVFSKCAYAPTVAKFNQHMGNLLKHGGAAVVHFLSELPNERWANVFFPGQRYGAMSSSLAECFNSWILKERELPVVDMVDRIRKKMMKSMCLRRERASKWDQVICPYGESRLEKLYDLVKTWKVIHSSADIFEVDTDPSVCVDIGRRTCSCCWWQLNGFPCCHAVCAIKYSGKDLNLYVERFFHVESYRQVYSKPIYPVASLLKGDVVDCGTSILPPLSKKPPGRPKKKRIRSNGEKVREMKCGRCGKMGNHNKLTCKEDLRPDF